Within the Fischerella sp. PCC 9605 genome, the region TGATGAACTTCAAGGCATCATTCAGGCAAACCAAACAGCAATGCAGCGATTGTATCTCAATGAACAACCCTTATTATTTATCTTTTATGAAGCTCATTTACAAACAGAAGCGAAACTATTGCAGAAGGTTACTCAAATTTTGTGGGGAGACACACTTGAAATAGAAATTAATCGCTTGCCAGAAGATACCCACGGGTCACAAGAAGCTTTACCAGGAGAAGAGTTGAAAGCTAAAGAGCGATCGCGTAAGCGAATTGAAGCATGGGAATCTACTGCACAACAGATTAAAAAGCTCAATCAGCCAACTTTCTGCTTAGTAATGGCGCGGAAGTTTTACCCAGATCCTACTGGTCAAAAAACTGCTAAACCTGATGATAAAGTTAATAAACCCTCAACCCGCAAAGCATTAGCAATGGCTGGTGCTGGTGTGCAGTTTCTACTACCTATTGCAAAGACACGAAAAACAAACCGTCTTAAACTTGCAGACTTTTTCCATCGGATGCAGTCAGCATTAAAAGATTTAATCTTTGCTCATTCTGGTTGCATTGATGATATCAAAGAAAAAGTTGATAAGTATCTGCAAAATATTCCACCAGAAGCGAGACCAAAAGAAATTATTGCCATTACAATTGTCCGTAAACAAAGGGGTCGCGCTCGTGAAAAAATTGAAAATACATTTTTACCAATAGCAATACGTCTTAATGTAGATACAGGGAAGTGTGAGTTTTGCTGTGCCTACGAGAAAGGAAACGGTATAGATATCAGTCCTTGGACTAGTTTTCCTGATGCACTCGCTTTTATTTCGCAACTTACTCCTATCAAACTGGCTGATAAAGATGAGGTACGCAAGACTCGATTCATGAAATTTGTGAAACAAATTGTTTCCAATTCTGTGGAAGAAAAAGCGCAACCGTTAGTGTTAATTGATTCTTCCAACTGTGTCCAACTATGGTCTTGGCTTAAAGATGTTGAGATTAATGCTAATCAAATTAACCTCGGTCAGCAGTATGAGCATATGCAAGATGAATGGCAAGGCGCACGTATAATTCGTATTCGTCAAGAACTGGCTCCTGGCATTATTGAGAAAAAAGCCAGACATATAATAGAGACTTCTGTAGAAGATACCAGAACTAAAGAAGAACTAAAGAAACTGCCACCTGCGCTAGAAATTCCTTCAGCATCTAGTGCAACAGGGTTATTCCGACTCAGCGCGACTAACAAAACTAGATGCGTAGCTTATCTATCTGTGGCGCGTGAATTACCACATCAATATTCCCGTGGACAAAGTTGCTATCGTCCAACCTACACCCTAGTCAAAAAAATTGATGATTCAAAAGAGCCAATTTATAACAAAGCTGGGTTACAGGTACATCAACTCACTAAACAAGCTCCATTTGTGGCTCGCTGGCCTACTGCCAATCCTCTTGAGATTGTCGTTACCTTGCGTCAACCAGAAGATAACCCTGATGACCTAGCTGCCCTTGTGGAATCACTGCGCTACGGCTTTGGTCACTACAGCGATTGGACAGCACTACCTGCTCCCTTATTTTTTGAGCGCGTTGTGCGGGATTACATCAGCGATTTTGCGATCAAAGATGAGGATGTTGAAGCGGAGTCAGACTTATAGAAAACAATTAATAAAGTTTTCGTAGAAGTGACGACAAGCTGCAAATTTGGACATCTTGTAAAGAACTATTTGTCTCTTTGTGTCTTGGTGTCTTGGTGGTTCAAGATTTTTTAACCACCAAGGCACTAAGACACCAAGTATTTTTAAGACAGTCTAATAATAAGTACTAATTTAAAGTATAATCAGCCTTCTATTTTGATATCACTTGTATCTGAAGCTAAAAGTTCTGTAGCTTCTTTTAAAAGCTCATGTTGTTCCTTTTGAATTTCTGAAAGTCTATTTGAAATTACTGCTAATCTTTGTTGTTTATCTTTGTCAAACAGTTGAGCGTCAGCTAATGGTAAAACTGTTAAATTAGCAGTTTGTTTAGAGCCTACTAGTTGTTTCAATGCTAAGCTGCCAATTTTAGTAAATGATTGAAAGCTAACATTAATAATAGCAAAAAGTAATTTAAAAGGGATTTGTAAGATTGACCAACTAGCTGTTTCAATCAACCTAACAATTGCTTTGATAATACTCCCAAGTATGGCTAAGACAAACAGCAGAATTATGAAACTTACAATTGGGTGATTAACTGCCCATCCAAAGATTTGTAATAGTCGGAAAATATTAGGATGTTGCTCAAGCCAAGCACTCACTGAAGAATTAATTGCTGTTTGAATGGCTGTTGATGTTGTATTCTGAATTTGCTCAGCACTTTGTGTCCACGACTCCCCTACTTGCTGTGTTGAGTTAGTTAGGGAGTTGACACTTTCGCTGACAAAATTTTTTGCCTGTTGCAAGCGTTGCGACAATCTATCAGGCCAATTTATGTTAATTTGGAGTGTCATAGAACATTTTACAAAGGCTGAAATTTAACCCGCAGTCCATCCTTAGGGCGACTAGTGGGAATTCGTACTTTCTTTAAACTTTGATTAGGTAAAATTTTCCACTGGTAGCCGCGTAGTAGGTGGGCGGCAATTATTTTCATCTCCATCTTTGCAAATGCTATCCCCACACAGATGCGCGGCCCACCACCAAAACCAATTAAACTGAAAGGACGTTGTTTGTTTTCTTGCCGTTCGGGGCTAAAGCGATCTGGATCAAAATTTTCTGGTTGAGAATAGATTTCTGGTACACGGTGAGTTTCTGGAATTGCATATACTAGTTGCCAGCCAGTCGGCACATGGAAGCCTTTAAACTCAAACTCCTTAATTACTCCACGAAATCCACCTCCTACAGATGGATGTAGTCTTTCAACTTCCATCAATACCTGATCTAAATAGTGCATTTGCCCTAATTTTTCTAAAGTCAAAGCGTCCCCATTAGCAAATTGCATCTGTTCTTCTCTAGCGCGTTGCATTACCTCTGGGTGACGGGCTAATTCTACACACAGCCAAGTTAGCATTGAGGTTGTAGTTTCATGTCCGGCAAAAAGCAACAGCACTGCTTGGGCAATGAGTTCCTTTTCACTGAGGCTGTTACCTTCTTCATCCCTTGCTTGGATTAAGAGACTGAGGGCGTCTTTGGTAGGGTTTTTTTGGCGTTCTCTGATAACTTTAGTTACATGCTCTAGAATTTGATTGCGGGCTGCTATGGCTTTCCCAAATTGCGTAAATGGTAAAGCTAATGGATTGATAGAAAATAATCCATTCGTCAGCGTTGTAAATAATTTGCTCAGACGTGCAGACTCTGCGTCTGTTTGAGTACCTAGTAACAGTTCGCTAGCAATATCAAATGTCAACTTCTTGAACTCTGCCAACCAGGCAAACTCCTGTTTTTGTTTCCACTTTTTCAAATAATTCTCTGTAATTCTCTCCATTGTGCCAATATAATTTGCCAACGCTGCACCGTGCATTGCTGGCATAATTAAACGGCGTTTGCGCCGATGTTCCTCTCCATCCATGAGAAATAGCGATTCACCCAAGAGTACTTTAAAATTATTGGGCCATCCCTCACGCCAAGAAAAATGATCCATGTGGCTAGAAAGGACAAATTCAGCAGCTTCTGGCCCTACCATAAACACAGTAGACCTGCCAAAAATATGGCTTTTAAAGATAGACCCATACTGCTTATAGCGCTTTTCTACAAATTTAAGGTCAGACACAAACGAAAGTGTTTCACCTAACAGAGGTAGACCAAAGCTTCCAGGTGGGATTTGATAGTTTTTCATTTGTTAAATTACTCCCAGGCAACAGTCAGCGAAGAGTTAAATTATTAATATGTTCATTAACATTAATAAACTATACTGACACATTAACTCCAGTTCAGACTTATTTACTCAACGAATGTGTTATATTTTACTAAAAAACACTGGAATCATACTAGTTACAGTCTGCCAAAATTACTTGAGTATTGGTAACAAATAGAATTTATACTAACTAATTAAATATTTTAAAAGCAGATGCTATTTATTTACACTTCAAACGTCTGACAAACAGTCATTAATCAAGTAAAGACAAAAAAGAGTTTGATAATGCTTAGGTAAAGATAATGACACCAAAGGAATTCCAGCAATTGATTGAAAAACAGCAAAAATGTCCCGAATCACCACCACAAGCGCTACAAGCTTTGTGGTATGACTACAAAGGTAATTGGGACAAAGCGCATGAAATCGTCCAAAATGCTGGTGATGCTGACAGTGCCTGGGTTCATGCCTACCTGCACAGAAAAGAAGGAGATTTAAGTAATGCCCGTTACTGGTACAGACGCAGTAACAAGCCAGAATTTCATGCTGGGCTTGACAAAGAATGGGAGCAAATTGCTTCTGATTTGCTGATAAAGGTAAAAGAATCATGGATGCCGATGAACTAAAGCGGCGTTATGCTGCTGGAGAGAGAGATTTTACTGGTGTCAATTTGACTGGAGCCAAGTTAATTGGAGCGAATTTAGTGGGCATTAATTTGTATGCAGCAGACTTGAGTGGCGCGAACCTGGCTAAAGCTAAATTATGGGGTTCTAATTTGGGTGGAGCAAACCTGGCCAAAGCAAATTTAACTAGAGCTAACCTCAGCGGTGCAAAGTTGATAGAAGCGAATCTTCGCGGAGCCAAACTACACTATACTAAGCTGTTTGGAGCGAACTTAACAGGAGCTTGTTACGATGACAGTACCAAATTTTCTTATGGTTTTAACCCGCTAAGTAAAAATATGCGGAAGATGTAAAGTCAAGTTTTTCTGGTCGTAGATCGAGAGTAGTGATATTGATTTTGATCAAATAGCTGGGGATGCAATGGCATGGGAAAGATGAGGTAATTGACAATCAACTTGGTAATTTATTTTTGCTAAAACAAGTTGAATTGAAGCTTTACTAGTTTCCCAAGAATTTTCTATTAAATACTCAGCACAAGTTGCCAAAGTGTCTATGCTGCCAGGAGCTAGCTCTAGCAAAACTTCTAATAGTACCTCAATAATAATTGGCTTCCAGTAGACTAGCATGGACTTACTCCAACAGCATCCTGACTATGAATACAATTGGATGAGGGCAAATTATGCATAGACTGGCTTTGTTTTATAAAAAAAATTTGTCCGATATCAAAAAATACGGTTCTGTTAAGGTTGCCATCCCCCCTAACCCCCCTTTTTAAGGCAGGGCTGTTTGATACCCTAAAACATGTAAAATTGCAAGTGTTGAAGGCATCCACTATGCTTAGTATTAGTGTTTGTCAGAATGGGCACCATGAGTGGATATGTTGGGTATCGTGCATAGGGAGATTTTGCTCATAGGCATCGTCGAACGTTGATCAAGATATTTGACATTCAAAAACGGTGAACCATTCTTGTTTGACTGCTAAACTTTATAGTAATTCAAATAAACGACTCACTACGGAATTATACTGAAGAGTTTAATTCAGGAAAATTTTGCCGTAAATTTTTAAATTTTTTGTTTCAACTTTATGAATCCTAGGGTAGCGAAGTTCAGGATTTTGCAAAGTTACGGTAATGCTCCTAGCGGAAAAAAATGTTTGTAGTTAAATTAAAAACATACTAGAGCAGCTGTTCCACCTCAACTAGCCTAATTGCGCGATGAATTGCTTTTCTAATCCAAAGATATCGAGTATTCACGCAGATATTTTAAAGCAAACTCAGCTTGGTAAGCTTTGTGGTTCCTCAAGGTTATTTCGCGATCGCTACGAAATTCTCAAAATTTTGGGTAGAGGTGGTTTTGGCATCACGTTTTTAGCCAAAGATGCAGTCTTACCTGGGAACCCTTTGTGCGTGATTAAATTGCTTTGTCCGAAGGTAACTAGTTCCAAAAGTCGGGAACGCGCTTGCAAGCACTTTCAAAAAGAAGCAAAAATCTTAGCTCAGCTTGGGAGTCATTCTCAAATTCCCATGCTTTTGGACTACTTTGAAATTAATGGAGAATTTTACTTAGTTCAAGAGTACGTGCGAGGCTCTAATTTGGCATGGAAAGTGAAGCGCAACGGCCCTAAAAATGAAGTTGAGGTGAAGCAGTTTTTGCAAGAAATGTTATCGGTGTTGCAGTATGTCCACAAACATCATGTCATTCATCGGGATATTAAGCCTCATAACTTGCTGCGTTCTGAGGATGATAAACGGTTGGTATTGATTGATTTTGGTGCAGTTAAAGAAGAATTGCTTGACGTTGCTGAAAGTACCATGCATGAATCAGCCAACACCCATTTTGTCGGAACGATGGGATTTGCACCTCCAGAACAGCTTTCCCTGCGTCCTGTTTATGCTAGTGATATTTATGCTGTGGGTGTGACTTGTCTTTATCTGTTAACGGCAAAATCACCTTTAGAATTTGACCAAGATTCAAACACAGGTGAGTGCGGTTGGCAAACACATGTCAATCTCAGCGAGCATTTCGCCCAAATGTTAAATAAAATGCTCAAAATCTCTTTGGAAGAACGCTTTAAGTCTGCTGATGAGGTAATTTGGGCTTTAGGCATGGAATCGTATTTGCCAACTTTAACTAACTGTTTAAGCACCCAACGCCTTAGAAGTGATACTAAAACTACAAATAAGGATATTTCTAATCAATACTTGTCACCTGTAGCAAGAACTGCAAACGCTATCCGGGAATGGCGAGTAAAGTTAAAGACAAGAAACTCGAACGAGCAACGAAAACTTCATATGTCTTAGGTATCAAATTAACAATTTTATTATCACAATCGACAAACAATAAATACATTCAGGTGCTTTTTGAATATGTTTGCTGTCAGCAGTAATCAAAAACCATGCGTTTTTATTAATACCTAATTAACTTGATATTTGCTTATCAGTAATAGATCGTTTTACAGTCAGAAAATTCACATAATTTTTTAATCGAGATTTAGTATAATACGGGAGACGGTTAATCCTAATTCAGAAAATTTTCGGGGCAACCTTAGCATAATTTATTACGCAGTTGTAATTTTTTTGATAATGATCTGCTGCCTGAATCCCGATTGCCCACACCCCCTTAATCCTGACGGAAAGCAGTTCTGCCAAACTTGCAACCGCCCGCTTACACCTCTGTTGCGGAATCGCTTTCGCGTTATTCGAGTGCTTTCAGATGAGGGGGGGTTCGGTAGAACCTATCTAGCAGAAGATATGGACAAGCTCCAAGATCGCTGCGTGATTAAGCAATTAGCCCCAAAATTCCAAGAAAGTTGGGCCCTCTCTAAGGCGATGGATCTATTTCAAAGAGAGGCGCAACGACTGCAACAACTTGGAGAACATCCGCAAATACCAACTTTATTGGCTTACTTTGAAGAAAATACTTATTTGTACTTAGTACAGCAGTTTATTGACGGACAGAATTTGTTAAAGGAGTTGCAACAAAAAAGGGGGTACAGCGCTAAGGAAATTCGAGAAATCTTGCTAGATTTACTACCTGTTCTGAAGTTTATCCATGAACGAGGAGTTATTCACAGAGATCTCAAGCCACAGAATATTATCCGTCGTAAAAGCGATGGTCGCTTGTGCCTGATTGATTTTGGCTCCTCAAAACAGTTGACGGCAAGAGTGCAGTTACAAATGGGTACTTCGATTGGTTCACACGGTTATTCCGCAATTGAACAAATCAGAGATGGTAAAGCTTACCCAGCTAGCGATTTATTCAGTTTGGGAGCGACTTGTTTTCATTTACTCACCGGAACTTCTCCCTTTAAACTTTGGACAGAACATGGTTATGCTTGGGTTCAAGATTGGCGGCAATATTTAAAAAGTGCCATCAGTGATGATTTGGCTGAGATAATTGACAAACTATTAAAAAAAGATGCTCATCAGCGCTACCAATCCGCTGAGCAAGTCTTAAAAGATTTGGTTCCCAAACAACAGCCATCACTCTCAGCCCAAGCTGCAAATTCGTTTGTAATTCTTCCACCAACTCAACAGCCATCTGTACCCAGAAAATACGCATTGCTAAGAAATTTATTCTTAGTGGGTTCTCTGATTATGTTGCTGGTATTGGGAGAATTTTTTTATCGGCAATCGCATCAGTTGGGAATCAATGTTTCCTCTGGCTTCGGTCAACCTAACAATACACCAGCCAACACTGACGCAATGCTTCCTCAGTCCTCTAAAATTCCTTTGGGCAACTTTTATTTAGCACACACCTTCAAGTCGCCTTCTAGATCTGTTTTGTCCGTTGCCATTAGTCCAGATGACAAAACGATTGTTAGTAACAGTGGTGACACGATCAAACTATGGAGTTTAGCTACAGGGCAGGAAATTTCTACCCTCACTGGGCATAGCGATCGCGTTAATGTCGTGGGAGTGACTCCAGATGGACAAACCCTTGTGAGTGGCAGTGAAGACAAAACCATCAAATTGTGGAACCTTGCCAGAGGACAGGAAATTCGTACCCTTGATGGGCATTCCAACTCAGTTCATACCATTGCTATTAGCCCGGATGGCAAAATTCTAGCTAATGGTAGCGATGACAAAACTATCAAAGTTTGGAATCTGACAACAGGAGAGGAAATTCGCACTCTCAGGGGGCATTCTTCCTGGGTTAGGTCTATGGCCTTCAGCCCGGATGGACAAACCCTGGTTAGTGGCAGTCGTGACAAAACTATCAAAGTTTGGAATCTGACAACAGGAAAGGAAATCCGCACTCTTGATGGACATTCCCAGACTGTGACATCTATTGCCATCACCTCAGATGGCAAAACCCTAATCAGCGGCAGTGATGACAAGACGATTAAATTATGGAATCTCAAAACTGGAGAAGAAATCCGTACTCTCACTGGGCACTCTGGTGGAGTTCGATCCGTCGTTATCAGTCGAGACGGGCAAACTCTAGCTAGCGGTAGTGGCGACAAGACGATTAAATTGTGGAATCTCAAAACCGGAGAAGCAATTCGCACCCTAGCGGGACATGGCGATGGGGTTCAATCCCTCGCTTTTAGCCAAAACGGCAACATCCTCGTTAGTGGTGGTTTTGACAACACCATCAAGATTTGGCGATTATCAAGTTAATCGATTCTTCATATGACTACAAAGTAATGTTAAAAGTTTGGCAAGAAATCAGAAATTCAACCGATCCGATGGGTAAATAAATTTATTCCCAAAAAACAATATAGACTCTCTGGTTTGTGAATCTCACAACAAGAGAGCGATGCAACTGCGGAATTTGCAATGCCTGTACAAATGAGTTACTCAAAAATTAAAGTTCTAACGGGTGCGGCGATCGCGCTGATGGGATTTGGAGGAGTTTTGGTTTGGGAAACCCCTGGTGTAACCACTGTATCCTCATCCTCTCAAGGCGACAACCAGCAGACAAACTCAGCGTGGGCAAATTTGAACCTTGCTCACACCCTGAAAGGACATTCTGATGTAGTTTGGGCTGTCGCCATCAGTCCAGATGGCAAAACTCTTGCTTCTGCTAGTGGAGACAAGACGATCAAAATCTGGAATCTGGCAACAGGAGAAATACGACAAACGCTGACAGGGCATTCTCAATGGATTAATTCTCTGGCAATGAGTCCAGATGGCAAAACTCTTGCTTCTGCCAGTGGAGATAACACTGTCAAACTCTGGAATCTGGAAACAGGAAAAGAGATTCGCACCCTTACAGGACATGTTGCTTCGGTTCAGTCTGTCACCTTCAGCCCGGATGGCAGCACTTTAGTTAGTGGCAGTTGGGATCAAAGTATCAAACTGTGGAATGCCGCCACAGGAAAACTAATCCGTACTATCAAAGGCGATTGTGACGTAGTAGATGCGATCGCCATCAGTCCAGATGGCAATACGCTTGCTAGCAGCAGCTATTTTGACAACTCGATTAGATTGTGGAACTTGAAGACAGGCAACCAAACCCGCGTCCTCAAGGGACATACTGAAGCAGTCCATTCCCTCTCTTTTAACCCCGATGGCAGCACTTTGGCAAGTGGTAGTTGGGACAGAAATATCATACTTTGGGATGTGAAGACAGGAAAAAACATTCACACCCTCACAGGTCATAACAACAAGGTTTGGTCTGTAAGTTTTAGCCGAGATGGCAAGACTCTTGCCAGTGGCAGTTGGGACAAGACTATCAAACTATGGAATGTCTCCACAGGAAATGAAATTCGCACTCTCAGAGGACACGACGATAAAATTTGGTCTGTCGCCTTTAGTTCCGATGGCACAACCATTGCCAGTGGCAGTTTTGATAAAACTATCAAGATTTGGCGGATGTCGCAATGATATTTGTTAATTGTTGGTTGTTGTTTGTTGGTTGTTATTTATTCCAACCAACAAACAACAACTAACCACCAACAAATTAAAACAAAGTCAATCTATAAGTTCCTGTTTTTTGAGGAATAGCTGAAATCACCACAACATAATAAGTGCCATCTTCTGGTAATCTGGCTCGGTCAATGAGCGCGGTGTATCTGCCATCTTTATCATTATCTGCGTCAATTACCTGCCCTTTGGAATTAAGCAAGACTATGTAGGGGGGAAATTCTTCCAAAATACTGTCTACACGTATGCTAACCAGTTGGTCTTTTTTCCCCTCAAACTTGGAAACGTTATAACGACTGCCATTCTGTCTGAGGGTGAGACTACTTGCCGTTAGTTGACCCGATTCATCAATGGCATAGCTAGCCCTGTCATTTCTCAGTGCTAAACTGTAGCGACCTATTTCTCCAGGTTTGCGACTAGTGACAGCGATCGTGTAAACACCTTTAGCAGGCAATCTTACAAATATAAATGCGTCTTTGACTTCACCATTGTTAGCGCTTTGCCCACCACTCCTTTTGACAAGAACGTTATTGTTGGGGTCGAGCAAAATCATGGCTGGATCTAGACTCAGGTTGTTAGAACGGCGGCGATCGCCACTACCAATAAGTCTGATTTGGATCAGTTGGTTTTCTCTGCCTTCAAACTGATAGAAATGAAAATATCTGCCTTTGTATTTAAAATCACCCGGAGCTAAAACGCCCAATTGCACATCTACAAAATTAATCTGTCTGGGGTTAGGTATTCTAGTTGGAGAAACTGGCGAATCCGTAGAATTTCTACGATTTCTATCTTGATTAGCAGGTTTGCGACCTCCCGACCCTGAAGGAGTCGAACCAGTACCGGAGGGCTGTGGTTTCGGTTGCGTATATGTCCGTGAAGGTGCTGTGGGAGTTGAGTCAGCACCGGAAGGCGGCTTTGGAGATGGTGCGGGAGTAGAACCAGTACCAGAAGGTGGTGTTGGAGTAGACTCTGTCGTTGGAGATGGCGCGGAAGTAGAATCAGTACCGGAAGGTGACGTTGGAGATGGTGCAGGAGTTGCAGGTATAGGAGACTCTATTGGTTGATTGTCAGGAGGAGGAGACGCAGGTGGTTGCGAAACAGGGATTTTTTCGATTCCTTGCTTTACTGCTTCTAGCTGTCTCTCATCTGGTGTTTTAGCAATTTTGAATTCTCCAGAGATTTTCGATATTTCTAAAGCATGAACAGACGGAACATAACTTGTAATCAATAAACTACCACTCAGGGTAGATATTAAAGCCCAGTTTAATTTCCCCCAATATTTTTTGTCACTTTTTTCTGCCATAGTTTCACTCTTCACACTGCTAGTTTACAAATCGTTTTATTCCTTTAGATAGTTACTTAAAGATTTTTTTAATCCTTAGTCACAGTCCAATAAAATTGATTAGTTTGGTATGAAATTTGTTGGGATAATAGGATCTGTGTAACATTTTTTATTGACATAAGCACCATTTTTTCTTTACAAAAGCCATTTTTCACGTCAGTGACAGTACATAAGCAATGTACATAGACGCACATAAGTAAGCTTTTGTGCTGCGATAGGACTCATATTTGATTTTTGAAATATACGTAGGGGAGGCAAAAAGGGGTGTGGATTTTCCTCCCCCTTTATTGCCATTGCGTTATGCCTCTGGCTAACGCACCATCGTTATGCCTCTGGCTAACGCACCATCCAAAGGCTTTGGTGCGTTACGCGATCGCGTAACACACCCTACAGATACTTAGATTTTTTCATAAATCAAATCGGATTCCTATAGTAACTATGATTATAGAAAAATATCTATACTTGAATTTTAAAGTTCTTGTTTATTGGTAGATTTATTTCCTTAATTCATAAAAATATTTAGTCAATTTAATAGTCAAATTATACGTTATAAATTAATATATACTCAAGCTGCCAATTAATTGCTGGTATGATTTGCTGCCTAAATCCCGATTGTCAAAATCCTTTAAATCCTGAAGGCAGCCTGTATTGCGAAAATTGCAAAACACCACTTATATCGCTGCTGAGAGGTCACTATCGCGTTATCGAAAGACTTTCTGTAGAAGGTGGATTTAGTATCACCTATCTAGCGGAGGATATAGATAAACTAAATGAAAAGTGTGTAGTTAAGCAATTAGCACCAAAAGTCCAAGAAACGGGGGCTTTAAAGAAAGCAGTTCAGCTGTTTGAACAAGAAGCGCAGCGACTGCAAGAGTTAGGAGAACATCCCCAAATTCCCCATCTATTGGCTTATTTTGAGCAAGACAACTATTTATATTTGGTGCAGCAGTTTATTGATGGGCAGAATTTACGTAAAGAATTACATCGGCGAGGAAGATTCAGCGAAAGGGAAATTCGCGAACTGTTATTGGATTTGCTGCCCGTCCTCAAGTTTATTCATGAGCGTGGAGTAATTCAC harbors:
- a CDS encoding WD40 repeat domain-containing protein, giving the protein MPVQMSYSKIKVLTGAAIALMGFGGVLVWETPGVTTVSSSSQGDNQQTNSAWANLNLAHTLKGHSDVVWAVAISPDGKTLASASGDKTIKIWNLATGEIRQTLTGHSQWINSLAMSPDGKTLASASGDNTVKLWNLETGKEIRTLTGHVASVQSVTFSPDGSTLVSGSWDQSIKLWNAATGKLIRTIKGDCDVVDAIAISPDGNTLASSSYFDNSIRLWNLKTGNQTRVLKGHTEAVHSLSFNPDGSTLASGSWDRNIILWDVKTGKNIHTLTGHNNKVWSVSFSRDGKTLASGSWDKTIKLWNVSTGNEIRTLRGHDDKIWSVAFSSDGTTIASGSFDKTIKIWRMSQ
- a CDS encoding RNaseH domain-containing protein — translated: MNIGPSCDGQEIALGLASTDSCEVLLTYRNGLQNNSEDDEETSEKYGIETGVPEIDKLDAFEAIAKILKPLGIEIFNGYTKIPSKHNLDDTASRMINLPTLLGGVLEALETNTNLEFTPKYLDQLNDKQIDDLLSKYFNIRLEGIDWGRKALQFSQRTKNQTDELQGIIQANQTAMQRLYLNEQPLLFIFYEAHLQTEAKLLQKVTQILWGDTLEIEINRLPEDTHGSQEALPGEELKAKERSRKRIEAWESTAQQIKKLNQPTFCLVMARKFYPDPTGQKTAKPDDKVNKPSTRKALAMAGAGVQFLLPIAKTRKTNRLKLADFFHRMQSALKDLIFAHSGCIDDIKEKVDKYLQNIPPEARPKEIIAITIVRKQRGRAREKIENTFLPIAIRLNVDTGKCEFCCAYEKGNGIDISPWTSFPDALAFISQLTPIKLADKDEVRKTRFMKFVKQIVSNSVEEKAQPLVLIDSSNCVQLWSWLKDVEINANQINLGQQYEHMQDEWQGARIIRIRQELAPGIIEKKARHIIETSVEDTRTKEELKKLPPALEIPSASSATGLFRLSATNKTRCVAYLSVARELPHQYSRGQSCYRPTYTLVKKIDDSKEPIYNKAGLQVHQLTKQAPFVARWPTANPLEIVVTLRQPEDNPDDLAALVESLRYGFGHYSDWTALPAPLFFERVVRDYISDFAIKDEDVEAESDL
- a CDS encoding serine/threonine-protein kinase codes for the protein MICCLNPDCPHPLNPDGKQFCQTCNRPLTPLLRNRFRVIRVLSDEGGFGRTYLAEDMDKLQDRCVIKQLAPKFQESWALSKAMDLFQREAQRLQQLGEHPQIPTLLAYFEENTYLYLVQQFIDGQNLLKELQQKRGYSAKEIREILLDLLPVLKFIHERGVIHRDLKPQNIIRRKSDGRLCLIDFGSSKQLTARVQLQMGTSIGSHGYSAIEQIRDGKAYPASDLFSLGATCFHLLTGTSPFKLWTEHGYAWVQDWRQYLKSAISDDLAEIIDKLLKKDAHQRYQSAEQVLKDLVPKQQPSLSAQAANSFVILPPTQQPSVPRKYALLRNLFLVGSLIMLLVLGEFFYRQSHQLGINVSSGFGQPNNTPANTDAMLPQSSKIPLGNFYLAHTFKSPSRSVLSVAISPDDKTIVSNSGDTIKLWSLATGQEISTLTGHSDRVNVVGVTPDGQTLVSGSEDKTIKLWNLARGQEIRTLDGHSNSVHTIAISPDGKILANGSDDKTIKVWNLTTGEEIRTLRGHSSWVRSMAFSPDGQTLVSGSRDKTIKVWNLTTGKEIRTLDGHSQTVTSIAITSDGKTLISGSDDKTIKLWNLKTGEEIRTLTGHSGGVRSVVISRDGQTLASGSGDKTIKLWNLKTGEAIRTLAGHGDGVQSLAFSQNGNILVSGGFDNTIKIWRLSS
- a CDS encoding pentapeptide repeat-containing protein, whose amino-acid sequence is MDADELKRRYAAGERDFTGVNLTGAKLIGANLVGINLYAADLSGANLAKAKLWGSNLGGANLAKANLTRANLSGAKLIEANLRGAKLHYTKLFGANLTGACYDDSTKFSYGFNPLSKNMRKM
- a CDS encoding serine/threonine-protein kinase; its protein translation is MNCFSNPKISSIHADILKQTQLGKLCGSSRLFRDRYEILKILGRGGFGITFLAKDAVLPGNPLCVIKLLCPKVTSSKSRERACKHFQKEAKILAQLGSHSQIPMLLDYFEINGEFYLVQEYVRGSNLAWKVKRNGPKNEVEVKQFLQEMLSVLQYVHKHHVIHRDIKPHNLLRSEDDKRLVLIDFGAVKEELLDVAESTMHESANTHFVGTMGFAPPEQLSLRPVYASDIYAVGVTCLYLLTAKSPLEFDQDSNTGECGWQTHVNLSEHFAQMLNKMLKISLEERFKSADEVIWALGMESYLPTLTNCLSTQRLRSDTKTTNKDISNQYLSPVARTANAIREWRVKLKTRNSNEQRKLHMS
- a CDS encoding cytochrome P450, with the protein product MKNYQIPPGSFGLPLLGETLSFVSDLKFVEKRYKQYGSIFKSHIFGRSTVFMVGPEAAEFVLSSHMDHFSWREGWPNNFKVLLGESLFLMDGEEHRRKRRLIMPAMHGAALANYIGTMERITENYLKKWKQKQEFAWLAEFKKLTFDIASELLLGTQTDAESARLSKLFTTLTNGLFSINPLALPFTQFGKAIAARNQILEHVTKVIRERQKNPTKDALSLLIQARDEEGNSLSEKELIAQAVLLLFAGHETTTSMLTWLCVELARHPEVMQRAREEQMQFANGDALTLEKLGQMHYLDQVLMEVERLHPSVGGGFRGVIKEFEFKGFHVPTGWQLVYAIPETHRVPEIYSQPENFDPDRFSPERQENKQRPFSLIGFGGGPRICVGIAFAKMEMKIIAAHLLRGYQWKILPNQSLKKVRIPTSRPKDGLRVKFQPL